From Methanomassiliicoccales archaeon LGM-RCC1, one genomic window encodes:
- a CDS encoding NAD(P)/FAD-dependent oxidoreductase: MAEKVDVLVVGSGPAGSVTARYAAQAGASVKILERRPVVGVPVRCGEFMPSDEEIQNMFPKLRDMKSLFDIPEDLRCLNTVGINLIDPDDRVTTLEFNGYTTDRDRFDQYLADLAVEAGAELCLGQAFNEIRDGVAVTDKGEIEYKVLVGADGPGSRVAQSLGLQRNRNPYPAVTAQVKGDFEPYTQMFFGGIAPGAYGWIIPKDGRANVGVGFSPKFADGTLSSYFDKFMARHGFKAEGKVYGKYVPSEGPIPKTVSGNGMVVGDAAGQVISVNGGGIPLAMIAGRICGQVAADNVINGASLQNYETQWREIMDSPLKMAALNKKLADTFAFRSDATTKMCMRILGKRRMGNLIRCKRIFP; this comes from the coding sequence ATGGCCGAGAAGGTGGATGTCCTGGTCGTCGGATCCGGTCCGGCGGGAAGCGTGACCGCAAGATACGCCGCACAGGCCGGAGCATCGGTCAAGATCCTCGAGAGGCGTCCCGTTGTCGGAGTCCCCGTGAGGTGCGGCGAGTTCATGCCCTCCGACGAGGAGATTCAGAACATGTTCCCCAAGCTCAGGGACATGAAGTCCCTCTTCGACATTCCGGAGGACCTTCGTTGCCTGAATACCGTGGGGATAAACCTCATCGATCCCGATGACAGGGTCACGACGCTGGAGTTCAACGGATACACCACAGACAGGGACAGGTTCGATCAGTACCTGGCCGATCTGGCGGTGGAGGCCGGAGCAGAGCTCTGTCTCGGTCAGGCCTTCAACGAAATCAGGGACGGCGTCGCCGTCACCGACAAGGGCGAGATCGAGTACAAGGTGCTCGTGGGAGCGGACGGTCCCGGTTCGAGGGTCGCCCAATCTCTTGGATTGCAGAGGAACAGGAACCCCTATCCTGCGGTGACCGCCCAGGTCAAAGGGGATTTCGAACCTTACACTCAGATGTTCTTCGGTGGCATCGCGCCCGGTGCGTACGGGTGGATCATCCCCAAGGACGGACGTGCGAACGTCGGTGTAGGATTCTCTCCCAAGTTCGCAGACGGCACCCTCTCATCATATTTCGATAAGTTCATGGCCAGGCACGGTTTCAAGGCCGAGGGCAAGGTATACGGGAAGTACGTTCCCAGCGAAGGCCCCATCCCCAAGACCGTCAGCGGCAACGGAATGGTCGTCGGAGATGCAGCCGGTCAGGTGATATCAGTCAACGGAGGAGGAATCCCCCTGGCGATGATCGCAGGCCGCATATGCGGTCAGGTAGCGGCGGATAACGTCATCAACGGAGCATCTCTCCAGAATTATGAGACGCAGTGGAGGGAGATCATGGATTCCCCCCTCAAGATGGCTGCTCTCAACAAGAAGCTCGCGGACACCTTCGCCTTCAGATCCGATGCCACTACCAAGATGTGCATGAGGATCCTCGGCAAGCGCAGGATGGGCAACCTGATCAGATGCAAGCGCATCTTCCCGTGA
- a CDS encoding class 1 isoprenoid biosynthesis enzyme — translation MAESWYSIVEKDVESVDEVLIDGVMRTYPELNEMCKDMIASRNHKVRPALGILSYYANGGKDSDTAVYMAASFGAVFDGLHMHDMIDADGNVKGMKKKLFHKIPPTTKVIVAGDYMYIMGFRMAYDKAPNVAPYIMKVSTMISDGIFSQTDRLGDSTVTKDECLELIKKRVASELSVMMECAAKEAGAKESVIAEMGVLGEGLGIVLRIRNDLEDLFGNGKGIAQMDTLMQGIPTVPLCLAMADESIGEKVRQAFSDKDIQKKDAERIVSSMKAAGIQERCEDIIKEYSKKAREIISGLPDSDYKSSLLSFIDTM, via the coding sequence ATGGCTGAGAGCTGGTATTCCATAGTCGAGAAGGACGTAGAGTCCGTCGACGAGGTCCTCATCGATGGTGTGATGCGCACTTATCCCGAGCTCAACGAGATGTGCAAGGATATGATCGCCTCACGCAATCACAAGGTCAGGCCCGCTCTCGGAATTCTATCATACTACGCCAACGGAGGCAAGGACTCCGATACCGCGGTCTACATGGCAGCCAGCTTCGGAGCGGTCTTCGACGGCCTCCACATGCACGACATGATCGATGCGGACGGTAACGTTAAAGGGATGAAGAAGAAACTCTTCCACAAGATCCCTCCCACCACCAAGGTCATCGTCGCAGGCGATTACATGTACATCATGGGATTCCGCATGGCCTACGATAAGGCGCCCAACGTCGCTCCGTACATCATGAAGGTCTCCACCATGATCAGCGACGGAATATTCAGCCAGACCGACAGGCTCGGCGATTCCACGGTTACCAAGGACGAGTGCCTGGAGCTCATCAAGAAGAGGGTGGCATCCGAACTCAGCGTGATGATGGAATGCGCGGCCAAGGAGGCCGGTGCGAAAGAATCCGTCATCGCAGAGATGGGAGTCCTGGGAGAGGGACTGGGGATCGTACTGAGGATCCGTAACGATCTCGAGGACCTGTTCGGTAACGGCAAGGGAATCGCACAGATGGACACCCTGATGCAGGGGATCCCGACAGTGCCCCTCTGTCTGGCGATGGCCGATGAGAGCATCGGGGAGAAGGTCAGGCAGGCCTTCTCCGACAAAGACATCCAGAAGAAGGATGCAGAGAGGATCGTATCCTCCATGAAGGCAGCGGGAATACAGGAGCGCTGCGAGGATATCATCAAGGAATACAGTAAGAAGGCCAGGGAGATCATCAGCGGCCTTCCCGATTCGGATTATAAGAGTTCATTATTGAGTTTCATCGACACGATGTGA
- the scpB gene encoding SMC-Scp complex subunit ScpB, which yields MNVKAAVEAALYSASENLKISDIAAKTNLPVEEVRTAVMDLRREYDDRDSAIQIAKIGTEYRMMLRPEYTEVTGTFAKAELSGGVLRTLTTIAYYQPVLQAELLKLRGPRVYEDVHTLVEMDFVARKRAGNTWELTTTKKFAEYFGIGSTRIKDIQAWIKERSSNL from the coding sequence GTGAATGTGAAGGCCGCGGTGGAGGCGGCCCTGTACTCTGCCTCCGAGAACCTGAAGATATCCGACATAGCGGCCAAGACCAACCTCCCGGTGGAGGAGGTCAGGACAGCCGTGATGGACCTTCGCAGGGAGTACGACGACAGGGACTCCGCCATCCAGATCGCCAAGATCGGCACCGAGTACAGGATGATGCTCAGACCTGAATACACCGAGGTCACCGGCACCTTCGCCAAGGCGGAGCTGTCCGGAGGAGTACTGCGCACCCTCACGACCATCGCGTACTACCAGCCTGTCCTTCAGGCCGAGCTGCTGAAGCTCCGCGGACCCCGCGTGTACGAGGACGTGCACACCCTGGTGGAGATGGATTTCGTCGCCAGGAAGAGGGCCGGGAACACCTGGGAGCTGACCACCACCAAGAAGTTCGCCGAGTACTTCGGCATCGGAAGCACCAGGATAAAGGACATCCAGGCTTGGATCAAGGAGAGGTCCAGCAATCTCTGA
- a CDS encoding nucleic acid-binding protein produces MLVLDSSAFFSMDALPEEEHVCPPGVIRELEKYEDPRLSLWGDMVKVSECSKESLQKVEEAAKKTGDIGRLSPVDMTVLALAVDVNGTIWSDDYSIQNVARVMGLGFKPVGMKGIEKVVKWNYKCIGCGKWFKEKYPECPVCGSPMKACRRK; encoded by the coding sequence ATGCTCGTATTGGACAGTTCTGCATTCTTCTCGATGGATGCCTTACCCGAAGAGGAACACGTGTGTCCCCCAGGCGTCATCAGGGAGCTGGAGAAGTACGAGGATCCCCGTCTATCGCTCTGGGGCGACATGGTTAAGGTCTCCGAATGCTCGAAGGAGTCCCTTCAGAAGGTCGAGGAGGCCGCCAAGAAGACCGGCGACATAGGGAGGCTATCCCCTGTCGACATGACGGTGCTGGCACTGGCTGTCGATGTCAACGGGACCATATGGTCCGACGACTACTCCATTCAGAATGTGGCAAGGGTGATGGGGCTCGGTTTCAAACCGGTCGGAATGAAGGGTATAGAGAAGGTCGTCAAGTGGAACTACAAGTGCATAGGCTGCGGCAAATGGTTCAAGGAGAAGTACCCTGAATGCCCTGTCTGCGGTTCTCCGATGAAGGCCTGCAGAAGGAAATGA
- the smc gene encoding chromosome segregation protein SMC, translated as MHLKTVEMENFKSFGGKVVVPLMEGYTAVTGPNGSGKSNITDAILFVLGPKSPKAVRAGRLTDLIFDGGKSKNKASFMKVSLIFDNTDRMMPWDDDEVRLTRYIKMSDNGQDYSSYFYINDQKSTLTEFDNLLTKARISAEGYNLVQQGDVTHIVQMGNTQRRGILDGISGIASFDADIDKAEAEKTEANANLDRINIVVTELTNDVKKLEKERENAQKYVEVKDALDMAKAQHSHRKLQMSKASYDAQAEQIEKRNQDIQRFAAEKAEAEAKRDAKLKEIRDVEDEIESKIGPEYRQLKEKIETTKIDYATKKDKIDTTESDLEDNRNFKQQFEETISGNNIQAKAIQETKAELEIKLTEAQQAKAKAEEEERKVSDLISNAGGEQKELQQRLEKVEKETDECSEVLMATQGKYAKAEAASEEAHNAYASLDEKIQSIDFEIKDAKWSLDQEKAAAGPSLEDFGAKILELRGKESELEKQEIDLNNAYRKIDEEYRALQAEKKVSDRMNQGSMAVEAILALRNRGEMPGIHGTIQELAKVDAGYEVALSVAAGGKMQAVVVDDDQVAADAIAYLKKERLGRVTFLPLTKMMGGKPRAKAIMSEKDSEGYAIDLIDFNQKYYNAFWYVLGDTLVVKDMDTARRIMGGIRIVTKAGELIEASGAMVGGTINQQKMMKFGAASENELTELGEKLRKASEALENVKAELRKIRDEIRGADDEMRKSSSSGMEQREKVAGLKAKITELEKTKKEAQQSLQEARVKYESTDRDLADARAEFNSLTEKMTALTDERTKIRNRIAEIAPADLQNRIQNVRNELYNLTQTISDYKLQIGGADTEILGLKKQNESTQMQLDKVNSNIEEDLRIIEESKEIMERLKVDLEALRAIEAEMEGGLEDLRNKKDDLTNQRYELDTQVRDKAMAIENAQATITSFKAQMLELAEIIRQNQEEVDAITFEVAQPIPSEEEIKRIIRSCEATINALGNVNLRAIEDYDEKKGRLDALNEQVQQLNKNIAELTALTDSLKDKKKGLFMQAYTAVDENFKKIYAQLSGGGEAFMALEDEEDPFNGGLIINAKPRNGKLLRLEALSGGEKSLTALSFIFAIQEYQPSPFYVLDEVDMFLDSVNSEMVAHRVKESSQKAQFIQVSLRKVALAVADQLIGVTRPPTGISKIIIQPDLAEVSKYEEEAVKENEAN; from the coding sequence TTGCACCTAAAAACAGTCGAGATGGAGAATTTCAAGTCATTCGGCGGAAAAGTCGTAGTTCCGCTGATGGAGGGTTACACCGCGGTTACGGGACCCAACGGTTCCGGTAAGTCCAATATCACGGATGCGATCCTCTTCGTCCTGGGACCCAAGAGCCCCAAGGCCGTCCGCGCCGGAAGACTGACCGACCTGATTTTCGACGGCGGGAAGAGCAAGAACAAGGCTTCGTTCATGAAGGTCTCTCTCATCTTCGACAACACCGACCGCATGATGCCTTGGGATGACGATGAGGTCAGGCTGACCCGTTACATCAAGATGTCCGACAACGGCCAGGATTACAGCTCATACTTCTACATCAACGACCAGAAGTCCACCCTCACCGAATTCGACAACCTGCTCACTAAGGCCAGGATCAGCGCAGAGGGCTACAACCTCGTCCAGCAGGGAGATGTCACCCACATCGTCCAGATGGGTAACACCCAGAGGAGGGGCATACTCGACGGAATATCGGGAATCGCCAGCTTCGATGCGGACATCGACAAGGCGGAGGCCGAGAAGACCGAGGCCAATGCGAATCTGGACAGGATCAACATCGTTGTCACCGAGCTCACCAATGACGTGAAGAAGCTCGAGAAGGAGCGCGAGAACGCTCAGAAATACGTCGAGGTCAAGGATGCCCTTGACATGGCGAAGGCGCAGCACTCTCACAGGAAGCTGCAGATGTCCAAGGCATCGTACGATGCCCAGGCGGAGCAGATCGAGAAGCGCAATCAGGACATCCAGAGGTTCGCCGCCGAGAAGGCGGAGGCCGAGGCCAAGAGGGATGCGAAGCTCAAGGAGATCCGCGACGTCGAGGACGAGATCGAGAGCAAGATAGGTCCCGAATACAGGCAGCTCAAGGAGAAGATCGAGACCACCAAGATCGATTACGCCACGAAGAAGGACAAGATCGATACCACGGAGTCCGACCTTGAGGACAACAGGAACTTCAAGCAGCAGTTCGAGGAGACCATTTCAGGTAACAACATCCAGGCCAAGGCCATTCAGGAGACGAAGGCCGAACTGGAGATCAAGCTGACCGAGGCCCAGCAGGCCAAGGCGAAGGCAGAGGAGGAGGAGCGCAAGGTCTCCGACCTCATATCGAACGCCGGCGGAGAGCAGAAGGAGCTCCAGCAGCGTTTGGAGAAGGTAGAGAAGGAAACGGACGAGTGCTCCGAGGTGCTGATGGCCACGCAGGGCAAGTACGCCAAGGCGGAAGCGGCATCCGAGGAGGCTCACAACGCATACGCCTCTCTCGACGAGAAGATTCAGAGCATAGACTTCGAGATCAAGGACGCCAAATGGTCCTTGGATCAGGAGAAGGCAGCGGCCGGACCGAGCCTGGAGGACTTCGGGGCGAAGATCCTGGAGCTTAGGGGCAAGGAGTCCGAGCTGGAGAAGCAGGAGATCGACCTCAACAACGCCTACCGCAAGATCGACGAGGAGTACAGGGCGCTGCAGGCCGAGAAGAAGGTATCCGACAGGATGAACCAGGGAAGCATGGCCGTCGAGGCCATCCTGGCCCTCAGGAACAGGGGCGAGATGCCCGGAATCCATGGAACTATCCAGGAGCTGGCCAAGGTGGATGCGGGCTACGAGGTCGCCCTCTCCGTGGCCGCAGGCGGAAAGATGCAGGCCGTCGTAGTGGACGACGACCAGGTGGCCGCAGATGCGATCGCATACCTCAAGAAGGAGAGGCTCGGAAGGGTCACATTCCTCCCGCTCACGAAGATGATGGGCGGAAAGCCGAGGGCTAAGGCCATCATGAGCGAGAAGGATTCCGAAGGATACGCAATCGACCTCATAGATTTCAACCAGAAGTACTACAACGCATTCTGGTACGTCCTGGGCGACACGCTGGTCGTCAAGGACATGGACACCGCCCGCAGGATCATGGGCGGAATCAGGATCGTCACCAAGGCCGGAGAGCTCATAGAGGCATCCGGAGCCATGGTCGGAGGAACGATCAACCAGCAGAAGATGATGAAGTTCGGTGCGGCATCGGAGAACGAGCTGACCGAACTGGGAGAGAAGCTCAGGAAGGCATCCGAGGCGTTGGAGAACGTGAAGGCGGAGCTCAGGAAGATCCGTGACGAGATACGCGGTGCCGATGACGAGATGAGGAAGTCATCCTCGTCAGGAATGGAGCAGAGGGAGAAGGTGGCCGGCCTCAAGGCCAAGATCACCGAGCTGGAGAAGACCAAGAAGGAAGCCCAGCAGTCCCTGCAGGAGGCCAGGGTGAAGTATGAGTCCACGGACAGGGATCTGGCGGACGCCAGGGCCGAATTCAACAGCCTGACCGAGAAGATGACAGCCCTCACGGATGAGAGGACGAAGATCAGGAACCGTATCGCGGAGATAGCGCCTGCCGACCTGCAGAACAGGATACAGAACGTCCGCAATGAGCTCTACAACCTCACCCAGACGATATCAGACTACAAGCTCCAGATCGGAGGAGCCGATACCGAGATCCTCGGTCTCAAGAAGCAGAACGAATCCACGCAGATGCAGCTCGACAAGGTCAACTCCAACATAGAGGAGGACCTGCGCATCATCGAGGAGAGCAAGGAGATCATGGAGCGTCTCAAGGTCGACCTCGAGGCCCTCCGCGCCATAGAGGCGGAGATGGAAGGCGGTCTCGAGGATCTGCGCAACAAGAAGGACGACCTCACCAACCAGAGGTACGAACTGGACACGCAGGTCAGGGACAAGGCCATGGCCATAGAGAACGCCCAGGCCACGATCACGAGCTTCAAGGCCCAGATGCTGGAGCTCGCCGAGATCATAAGGCAGAACCAGGAAGAGGTGGACGCCATCACGTTCGAGGTCGCCCAGCCCATACCCTCTGAGGAGGAGATCAAGCGCATCATCAGGAGCTGCGAGGCCACGATCAACGCGCTCGGTAACGTCAACCTCCGCGCCATAGAGGACTATGACGAGAAGAAGGGCCGCCTGGACGCATTGAACGAGCAGGTCCAGCAGCTCAACAAGAACATCGCTGAGCTCACAGCACTCACCGACTCGCTGAAGGACAAGAAGAAGGGACTCTTCATGCAGGCCTACACGGCGGTCGACGAGAATTTCAAGAAGATCTACGCCCAGCTCTCCGGAGGAGGGGAGGCGTTCATGGCGCTGGAGGACGAGGAGGACCCGTTCAACGGCGGATTGATCATAAATGCGAAGCCCAGGAACGGAAAGCTCCTGAGGCTGGAAGCTCTCTCGGGAGGAGAGAAGTCGCTCACGGCGCTCTCCTTCATCTTCGCCATACAGGAATACCAACCCTCACCGTTCTACGTGCTCGACGAGGTCGACATGTTCCTGGACTCCGTCAACTCGGAGATGGTGGCCCACAGGGTCAAGGAGAGCTCGCAGAAGGCACAGTTCATTCAGGTGTCCCTGAGGAAGGTCGCGCTAGCGGTCGCCGATCAACTGATCGGGGTAACCAGGCCACCTACAGGCATCAGCAAGATCATAATACAGCCCGATCTGGCTGAGGTCTCTAAATACGAGGAGGAGGCTGTAAAGGAAAACGAGGCGAACTGA
- a CDS encoding HAD-IIA family hydrolase, whose translation MRFTGFMIDMDGTVYKGSELIPGATEFIKALKDKGIPFVFLTNNSSHSRSYYSDKLVRMGFDVTSDNVLTSNIATARFVATQRPGKRVYVVASPDVTEEVRSMGVNVVEDDPDIVYLTFDRTITYEKINKAYKALMKGAELIATHPDDVCPTETDYDIDIGPFIRMFEQMCQTTAVIIGKPSSLMLDMAAGEMGVDPKGTVMVGDRLYTDIRMGNLAGIASILVLSGETSRSDLESSDIEPTVVLDSVADIPALLD comes from the coding sequence ATGAGATTCACTGGATTCATGATCGATATGGACGGAACGGTCTACAAGGGCAGCGAGCTCATACCCGGAGCGACCGAATTCATCAAGGCTCTGAAGGACAAGGGGATACCCTTCGTCTTCCTGACGAACAACTCGTCCCATTCCCGTTCCTATTACAGCGACAAGCTGGTCCGCATGGGGTTCGACGTCACTTCGGACAATGTGCTGACCTCCAACATCGCAACGGCACGTTTCGTGGCCACGCAGCGTCCCGGCAAGAGGGTCTACGTGGTCGCCTCGCCGGATGTCACCGAGGAGGTCAGGTCGATGGGCGTCAATGTGGTCGAGGACGATCCCGACATCGTGTACCTCACGTTCGACCGCACCATCACATACGAGAAGATCAACAAGGCGTACAAGGCGTTGATGAAGGGGGCGGAACTCATCGCCACCCACCCTGACGACGTATGCCCTACGGAAACTGATTATGACATAGACATCGGACCCTTCATAAGGATGTTCGAACAGATGTGCCAGACTACTGCAGTGATCATCGGTAAACCGAGCAGTCTCATGCTCGACATGGCCGCTGGCGAGATGGGAGTGGATCCCAAGGGGACCGTCATGGTCGGGGACCGTCTATACACCGACATCAGGATGGGGAACCTCGCGGGCATCGCTTCCATATTGGTCCTCAGCGGAGAGACTTCGAGGAGCGATCTCGAGTCCTCGGACATCGAGCCCACGGTGGTGTTGGATTCGGTTGCGGACATACCTGCTCTCCTAGACTGA
- a CDS encoding uracil-DNA glycosylase: protein MRPEPDCSLCGLCEGRTNIVLPDGSFDSGIIFVGEAPGENEDLEGRPFVGRSGKILEGMMKDAGFSRSDVLITNTVKCRPPKNRDPTSEEMAACRPFLESELYDAEVVIGLGKSACRDLMGYEGKMDEIANVPTTIRIRDRDIKFIPTYHPAATIYNKTSREELRRTIEMIGELLR, encoded by the coding sequence ATGAGGCCCGAACCCGATTGCAGCCTCTGCGGACTGTGCGAAGGCCGCACCAATATCGTCCTGCCGGACGGCAGCTTCGATTCAGGGATAATCTTCGTCGGGGAGGCTCCCGGGGAGAACGAGGACCTGGAGGGAAGGCCGTTCGTCGGCCGTTCAGGCAAGATCCTGGAAGGGATGATGAAGGACGCGGGGTTCAGCCGTTCGGACGTCCTGATCACCAATACGGTGAAGTGCAGGCCCCCCAAGAACAGGGACCCGACATCCGAGGAGATGGCGGCCTGCAGGCCGTTCCTGGAATCGGAGCTTTACGATGCTGAGGTGGTCATCGGTCTGGGGAAATCGGCATGCCGCGACCTCATGGGATACGAGGGCAAGATGGACGAGATTGCGAACGTCCCCACGACGATAAGGATACGCGACAGGGACATCAAGTTCATACCGACCTACCACCCTGCCGCTACCATCTACAACAAGACCTCGAGAGAGGAGCTGAGAAGGACCATAGAGATGATAGGAGAGCTGCTGAGATGA
- a CDS encoding CDP-2,3-bis-(O-geranylgeranyl)-sn-glycerol synthase has protein sequence MEILEILTIMVTGLWLFLPAMVPNSAAVVFGKKSKTKMDFGKSWRGKRIFGDGKSWGGFFGGGLSGVLLGLILMGIGSLWDPENYGGYGPSFWSDVGILFCLAFGAVLGDLCGAFIKRRFGMERGQKAPVLDQYDFVIGAFLVTALFFPGWVYATYIEGWHLAALIFILLIMFFIHRIVNIIGFKMGLKKEPW, from the coding sequence ATGGAGATACTGGAGATTCTGACAATCATGGTGACCGGGCTTTGGCTTTTCCTGCCGGCCATGGTCCCGAACTCCGCAGCCGTAGTCTTCGGGAAGAAGTCGAAGACCAAGATGGATTTCGGAAAATCCTGGAGAGGCAAGCGTATCTTCGGTGACGGCAAATCATGGGGAGGATTCTTCGGAGGAGGCCTTTCTGGAGTTCTCTTGGGATTGATCCTGATGGGCATTGGTTCCCTCTGGGATCCGGAGAACTACGGAGGATACGGACCTTCATTCTGGTCCGATGTCGGGATCCTGTTCTGCCTCGCCTTCGGAGCGGTCCTGGGAGACCTGTGCGGGGCATTCATCAAGAGGAGGTTCGGCATGGAGAGGGGTCAGAAGGCGCCTGTCCTGGACCAGTACGATTTCGTCATCGGTGCATTCCTGGTGACCGCACTCTTCTTCCCCGGATGGGTCTACGCAACCTACATAGAGGGATGGCATCTGGCCGCCCTGATCTTCATATTATTGATAATGTTCTTCATCCATCGCATCGTGAACATTATCGGATTCAAGATGGGACTCAAGAAGGAGCCGTGGTGA
- a CDS encoding chromosome segregation protein ScpA, translating to MDGNVRIEDLEQHLLFHKAMSENTETYQRIGGYMDILSKAENGERLPDPVDEAIRSVFSLVLENGIDPWEINLSEFVKMYNSKVVRNAFDMIVAGKLMLMAWKILRMQSDSTRTLSEPPIEEFGMDIDDSFFYEDEETMVVPEVILTEAFQREPVRPVTMYELIDAFEEARAEIEIQQERERVRSQLKAKEPTKFDNKAHEEDDARDVEQVWARIQKLGTGQICIEDLYTNDLKENLKTFVSILHLVRVGRLNVWQDSLPYGDIFVEIMTEGASGTIEDSIAGRIEAVM from the coding sequence ATGGATGGGAACGTAAGGATAGAGGATTTGGAGCAGCACCTGCTGTTCCACAAGGCAATGAGCGAGAACACCGAGACCTACCAGAGGATAGGCGGATACATGGACATCCTCTCGAAGGCGGAGAACGGGGAGAGGCTCCCCGACCCCGTCGACGAGGCGATCCGTTCCGTGTTCAGCCTGGTGCTGGAGAACGGCATCGACCCCTGGGAGATCAACCTCTCGGAGTTCGTCAAGATGTACAACTCGAAGGTCGTCAGAAATGCCTTCGACATGATTGTGGCCGGAAAGCTGATGCTGATGGCATGGAAGATCCTGAGGATGCAGTCGGACTCGACCAGGACCCTCTCCGAGCCTCCGATCGAGGAGTTCGGAATGGACATCGATGACAGCTTCTTCTACGAGGATGAGGAGACCATGGTGGTCCCCGAGGTCATCCTGACCGAGGCCTTCCAGAGGGAGCCTGTGCGCCCTGTCACCATGTACGAGCTCATCGATGCTTTCGAGGAGGCCAGGGCCGAGATCGAGATCCAGCAGGAGAGGGAGCGCGTAAGGTCGCAGCTGAAGGCCAAGGAGCCGACCAAGTTCGACAACAAGGCCCACGAGGAGGACGACGCCAGGGACGTCGAGCAGGTCTGGGCGAGGATCCAGAAGCTCGGAACCGGACAGATCTGCATCGAGGACCTGTACACCAACGACCTGAAGGAGAACCTGAAGACCTTCGTCTCGATCCTCCACTTGGTCAGGGTCGGACGCCTCAACGTCTGGCAGGACTCGCTGCCCTACGGCGACATCTTCGTCGAGATCATGACCGAGGGTGCTTCCGGAACCATCGAGGACAGCATCGCCGGACGCATCGAAGCGGTGATGTGA
- the pyrE gene encoding orotate phosphoribosyltransferase, which translates to MSELTTALKDCGALQFGDFTLASGAKSEYYIDIKKASTNPKVLYMISVLMAEKMQDENLRPDRIAGVVLGSVPLAAALSLATGIPYVMVRKEKKDHGTGKLIEGDLNPGDKVLVVEDVVTTAGSSIAAIKTLRENGAVVENAMSVIDRESGGEQNYAEIGVKFYSLVKASEIVKEKR; encoded by the coding sequence ATGAGCGAACTCACAACTGCATTGAAGGACTGTGGAGCACTCCAGTTCGGAGACTTCACGCTGGCATCCGGTGCCAAGAGCGAATACTACATAGACATCAAGAAGGCCAGTACCAACCCGAAGGTCCTCTACATGATCTCCGTCCTCATGGCGGAGAAGATGCAGGACGAGAACCTCCGTCCGGACAGGATCGCAGGGGTCGTTCTCGGATCGGTCCCTCTGGCGGCCGCGCTCTCGTTGGCAACCGGCATTCCCTACGTCATGGTTCGCAAGGAGAAGAAGGACCACGGAACAGGAAAGCTCATCGAGGGAGACCTCAACCCCGGGGACAAGGTCCTTGTGGTCGAGGATGTGGTCACTACCGCAGGATCAAGCATCGCAGCCATCAAGACGCTCCGCGAGAACGGGGCCGTGGTGGAGAATGCTATGTCGGTCATCGACCGTGAGAGCGGCGGTGAGCAGAACTATGCCGAGATCGGCGTCAAATTCTATTCCCTGGTGAAGGCCTCGGAGATCGTGAAGGAAAAGAGATGA